TGTCCAGGCAGAAAGCACCCTTCTCGCAGGCAAGGAAATAGCAGTCTTCGGGGACGATAAATTCGGTTATCTGCGAGGAGTCCTCCACGTTGAAGAACTCCCTTCGGATCTGTATGGGGGAGTCTCCCGGCTCGGAGTGGAACACCTGTTCCTCGAGCAAGAAACGGTCTTGCCAGGGAAGGAGATCGATTTCCTGGAGGCTAACCTGCCTGTTGCCGAGCTTTGTCGCACCGAGGGCTTCGACCCCGATTTCGCGTTCGCCCTGCCAGAGGGTCGTCTTTACGTAGAACTTCTTGCCTGCTTCGTGCATCAGGTTTACGAAGAAGTCCTGTTCGATGTCGTTCATGCGGGCAAGCTGGAGCGTGTCGCCCTTGCGGGGAATGTGGAGCTGGCGGCTCTGTATAAAGGCGCTCTCGTCTTTCCAGCGGAATTTGCCGTGCGGAGTCTTTACGCGTCCCCTGTCTGAAAAATCGAGTCGGTCTCCGGGCAGGCCGATTACCTTGCGTACGACACTTTCTCCGTTGCGCAGTGTTGCCCAGACAGTCTCGTTGTAGTGAATATTCTCGAGACATTGCGGAAGTTTGCACATCCACAGGTAATCACGGTCCTTGTGTCGCGGGTACATGGACGAATCATGAATCTGTACAGGCTCGAGCGCATAAAAGCGGACTGCGCATGCAAGGGCGAAACAGGCAAGGATGCCAAGAAAGAGTACGATAATACACGCCTTGGAATTTTTCCACTGCAGGGTCCGTACTTTTCTCTTCAGGTTCGCCATAAGAATGTTGCCTGCTTTGGAGACTAGTCCCCGCTGCTGGTGGAATCGTCGCTGAGCGAAAGCACGGCGAGGAACGCCTTCTGCGGCACTTCCACCGAGCCGATGCTCTTCATGCGCTTCTTGCCTTCCTTCTGCTTTTCGAGGAGCTTGCGCTTGCGGGTGATGTCGCCGCCGTAGCACTTGGCGAGCACGTCCTTGCGCACCGCCTTCACGGTAGAACGGCTGATAATCTTGCCGCCGATGGCACCCTGGATGGCCACGTCGAACTGCTGGCGCGGAATGAGGTCCTTGAGCTTCACGCAGATGGCGTTCGCGTAGGTGTGCGCCTTGTCGCGGTGGATAATCACGGAGAATGCGTCCACCGGGTCGCCGTTCAACAGGATGTCGAGCTTCACGAGGTTGTTCCTGCGGTATTCGCTCGGGGCGTAGTCGAGGCCCGCGTAACCGCGGCTCACGGACTTGAGGCGGTCGTAGAAGTCGAACATGATTTCGGCGAGCGGCAGGTCGTACTTGAGGATGACTTTCGCCTCGTCGATGTATTCCATCGTCTCGAACTCGCCACGCTTCTCGTCACAGAGTGTCATGAGGGCGCCCACGAATTCCTTGGGCGTAAAGATCTGCGCCTTCACGTAGGGCTCCTCGATGTGGTCGTAGCGGCTCGCGTCGGGGAGCTTGGAGGGGCTTTCGATTTTCACCATGGTGCCGTCGCTCATGTACACGTGGTATTCCACGTTCGGCACCGTCGTGATGATGTCGACGTTGAATTCGCGGTCGAGGCGTTCCTGCACGATTTCCATGTGCAACAGCCCGAGGAATCCGGTACGGAAGCCGAATCCGAGCGCTTCGGAGGTTTCCGGTTCCCAGCTGATGGCGGAATCGTTCAGGCGGAGTTTCTCGAGGGCTTCGCGCAGGTCCTTGTAGTCTTCCGGGTTGATGGGGTAGATGCCGGAATAGATCATCGGCAATATGTCCTTGTAGCCCGGGAGCGGCTCGGTGGCGGGGTTTGAAGCGTCGGTGAGCGTGTCGCCGATTTTCACGTCGCTAATCGTCTTCACGTTCGCGAGCACGTAGCCCACCATGCCTTCAGATAGTTCTTCGCGCGGGTCGCGACGCATGCTGAACGTGCCGACCTCGGTCACCATGTACTCGCCGCCGGTCTTCATCATGCGGATTTTCATGCCGGCCTTGAGCGTACCTTCTACAATGCGGATATAGTTGATGACGCCGCGGTAACTATCGTACACCGAGTCGAAAATGAGTGCTTTCAGGGGCTTTCCGCTATCACCCGTGGGGGCGGGGATTTCGTCGACAATCTTGTCGAGCACCTGTTCCACATTCAGGCCCGTCTTGGCCGAAATGCGAGGAATCTTTTCGGGGTCGTAGCCCAGCAGGTCGCCCACGAGTTCGGCGATATGGTCGGGCTGTGCGCCCGGCAAATCCACCTTGTTCAAAACCGGGATAATCGTGAGGTCGTTTTCGATGGCGAGGTAGAGGTTCGACAGCGTCTGCGCCTCGATGCCCTGGCTTGCGTCCACTACGAGGATGGCTCCTTCACAGGCGGCCAGGGAGCGGCTCACTTCGTACGTGAAGTCCACGTGCCCCGGCGTGTCGATCATGTTCAGGATGTATTCCTTGCCGTCTTTCTCGTAGACCATGCGGATGGCATGCGCCTTGATGGTGATGCCCCTCTCGCGTTCCAAGTCCATGTCGTCAAGCAACTGGTTCGTCATCTCGTTTTTCGCGACGGTCCTGGTCAGTTCGATCATGCGGTCGGCGAGGGTAGACTTGCCGTGGTCAATGTGGGCGATAATGCTGAAATTTCGAATATTGTCGTTTTGCGGCATAGAATCGTTGTTCGTTTGTTTTTTTACGAGTGCAAATATAGAAATCCTGCGCCATTTTTTTAATCGTGAGGGGACAAAGCCCGAAAAAATAACTATATTCTCTTGACATCCTAGGAAACTTTCACGATAACTATACTGGAAGTGCTAAAGTGCTAAAGAAAATTGCGTTCATACTGACTCTCGCTGGCATGCTCTGCCTGAGTTTCGCCGAGGGAGGGAAGGTCTTCAACAAGGATTACAAGGACATCAAGTCCATCGAGGCAACCATTACGACTCATGAGGGCGTCATCGTCGTTGAGCTCGATTTCAAGGCGGCCCCGAATACCGTCGCGAATTTCGTCGATCTTGCGAACAAGGGCTTCTACAACGGGCTCATGTTCCATCGCGTCATCAACGGGTTCATGATTCAGGGCGGTGACCCCGAAGGGGACGGCTCGGGCGGTCCGGGCTACACCATCGACGATGAACAGAACGACCTGAAGCACGAAACTGGCGTGATTTCCATGGCGAACCGCGGCCCCAATA
The window above is part of the Fibrobacter sp. UWR2 genome. Proteins encoded here:
- a CDS encoding S26 family signal peptidase is translated as MANLKRKVRTLQWKNSKACIIVLFLGILACFALACAVRFYALEPVQIHDSSMYPRHKDRDYLWMCKLPQCLENIHYNETVWATLRNGESVVRKVIGLPGDRLDFSDRGRVKTPHGKFRWKDESAFIQSRQLHIPRKGDTLQLARMNDIEQDFFVNLMHEAGKKFYVKTTLWQGEREIGVEALGATKLGNRQVSLQEIDLLPWQDRFLLEEQVFHSEPGDSPIQIRREFFNVEDSSQITEFIVPEDCYFLACEKGAFCLDSREVGYFTQSHLRGRYVKEPRIAINYVKQFAAKLLTTPNKISVKKESPDTPEALQKQDRPETNTAN
- the lepA gene encoding translation elongation factor 4, translating into MPQNDNIRNFSIIAHIDHGKSTLADRMIELTRTVAKNEMTNQLLDDMDLERERGITIKAHAIRMVYEKDGKEYILNMIDTPGHVDFTYEVSRSLAACEGAILVVDASQGIEAQTLSNLYLAIENDLTIIPVLNKVDLPGAQPDHIAELVGDLLGYDPEKIPRISAKTGLNVEQVLDKIVDEIPAPTGDSGKPLKALIFDSVYDSYRGVINYIRIVEGTLKAGMKIRMMKTGGEYMVTEVGTFSMRRDPREELSEGMVGYVLANVKTISDVKIGDTLTDASNPATEPLPGYKDILPMIYSGIYPINPEDYKDLREALEKLRLNDSAISWEPETSEALGFGFRTGFLGLLHMEIVQERLDREFNVDIITTVPNVEYHVYMSDGTMVKIESPSKLPDASRYDHIEEPYVKAQIFTPKEFVGALMTLCDEKRGEFETMEYIDEAKVILKYDLPLAEIMFDFYDRLKSVSRGYAGLDYAPSEYRRNNLVKLDILLNGDPVDAFSVIIHRDKAHTYANAICVKLKDLIPRQQFDVAIQGAIGGKIISRSTVKAVRKDVLAKCYGGDITRKRKLLEKQKEGKKRMKSIGSVEVPQKAFLAVLSLSDDSTSSGD
- a CDS encoding peptidylprolyl isomerase, translated to MLKKIAFILTLAGMLCLSFAEGGKVFNKDYKDIKSIEATITTHEGVIVVELDFKAAPNTVANFVDLANKGFYNGLMFHRVINGFMIQGGDPEGDGSGGPGYTIDDEQNDLKHETGVISMANRGPNTGGSQFFITQMPQPHLDGKHTVFGKVTSGLDVVCRIEPYDPILNITIVEKK